In the genome of Phyllobacterium zundukense, one region contains:
- a CDS encoding DUF3300 domain-containing protein has product MSLHQKTIAVVASAALLMCGPGMQAWTQTQPAPAATEPAAPAPAAPAPALLTASELQTLTARIALYPDDLVALVLSAALNPLQIVQAARFQDQAKAKPDAKPDPSWDGSVISLLNYPTVLTMMNDDLEWTQQLGEAVVNQQKDVLVAIQELRDKAVDNGTIKSNDQVVVETNNDNNVIIRPAKKEVTYVPTYDPVILTSPTYVATAPIVYGDPYPSYYYPYAPYWSGFITGAVFGAAVDWDNWHSWGGNDVDIDIGEINRNDFNFDKNNINNLNFDSSKFNFDRDSITNNIREDRGNRLDLRENGGNLGNLGGLAGAGLAGAAGGALGSRIQSSDVRRDVQNSLKQRDGGNFAGNRPGQGANRPANRDIGQGAGAGNRNIGQGAGANRPNRDRPNASRPDRPRQQPAGGRVDNRPRQPSAIGNYGSGRDARASSQRGNASLGGGGRPRAQPGGGARVQGGGQRARGGGGPRVQRGGGGRGGGGRGRR; this is encoded by the coding sequence ATGTCATTGCACCAAAAAACGATTGCCGTCGTCGCTTCGGCAGCGCTGCTGATGTGTGGCCCCGGCATGCAAGCTTGGACACAAACGCAGCCTGCGCCCGCTGCAACGGAGCCGGCAGCGCCTGCACCAGCAGCACCCGCGCCGGCACTGCTGACGGCGTCAGAGCTGCAAACACTGACCGCGCGCATCGCGCTCTATCCCGACGACCTTGTGGCCCTCGTGCTTTCGGCCGCGCTTAACCCTCTTCAGATCGTCCAGGCGGCGCGGTTTCAGGATCAGGCGAAAGCAAAGCCTGATGCGAAACCCGATCCGTCATGGGACGGAAGTGTCATATCGCTCCTCAACTATCCAACAGTTCTGACGATGATGAACGACGATCTCGAATGGACGCAGCAACTGGGCGAGGCGGTCGTCAATCAGCAGAAAGACGTGCTTGTGGCGATACAGGAACTCCGCGACAAGGCAGTGGACAATGGTACAATCAAGTCAAATGACCAGGTTGTCGTGGAGACGAACAACGACAACAACGTCATCATCCGTCCCGCCAAGAAGGAAGTGACGTACGTTCCGACTTATGATCCCGTCATCTTGACCAGCCCGACCTATGTGGCGACGGCCCCGATCGTTTATGGTGATCCCTATCCTTCGTACTATTATCCCTACGCTCCCTATTGGAGCGGATTTATCACCGGGGCGGTCTTCGGTGCGGCGGTCGACTGGGACAATTGGCACTCATGGGGAGGCAATGACGTCGACATCGACATCGGTGAAATCAATCGCAACGATTTCAATTTTGACAAGAACAATATCAACAACCTCAATTTCGACAGCAGTAAATTCAATTTCGACCGGGATTCCATCACGAACAATATTCGCGAGGACAGGGGGAACCGGCTCGATCTAAGAGAAAACGGCGGCAACCTCGGTAACCTTGGCGGACTCGCGGGTGCCGGGCTCGCAGGCGCCGCGGGTGGCGCTCTCGGATCAAGGATCCAGAGCAGTGATGTGCGACGCGATGTGCAGAACAGCCTGAAGCAAAGGGATGGTGGCAATTTCGCCGGCAATCGTCCTGGTCAAGGTGCAAATCGGCCGGCCAATCGCGATATCGGGCAAGGAGCAGGAGCGGGTAACCGCAACATCGGACAAGGCGCAGGGGCCAACCGCCCGAATCGGGACAGACCTAACGCCAGCCGCCCGGATCGCCCTCGGCAACAGCCGGCAGGTGGCCGAGTCGATAACCGTCCAAGGCAGCCAAGCGCCATCGGTAATTATGGCTCTGGACGGGATGCTCGCGCCTCGTCGCAGCGCGGCAATGCCAGCTTGGGCGGCGGCGGACGTCCCAGAGCCCAGCCTGGCGGTGGTGCCAGAGTCCAGGGTGGCGGCCAGCGCGCCAGGGGCGGTGGCGGCCCCAGGGTGCAACGCGGCGGCGGCGGCAGAGGCGGCGGAGGTCGCGGCCGTCGCTGA
- a CDS encoding L,D-transpeptidase, with protein MKRSSASFLGMHSATFLAVAGLLIGGIAAGSAQVPKTQIYDTKTRTWIAYDSKKARKYYAANGQVPEAFRKQVVPFRTAEKPGTIIIDGNQHFLYLVKGGGQAVRYGIGVGRDGFGWAGIVRVGRVAEWPTWTPPAEMVARDPKAVKFAGGMPGGPDNPLGARALYLYEGDQDTIYRIHGTPEPWSIGLNVSSGCIRMNNEDIVDLASQIQVGAKVIVLMQGASLYKGV; from the coding sequence ATGAAAAGAAGTTCCGCATCGTTTCTCGGTATGCATTCAGCGACTTTTCTGGCTGTAGCGGGATTACTAATTGGCGGTATCGCCGCGGGATCGGCTCAGGTTCCAAAGACCCAGATCTACGATACGAAGACCCGGACCTGGATCGCCTATGACAGCAAGAAAGCCCGCAAATATTACGCGGCGAATGGTCAGGTGCCCGAGGCATTTCGCAAGCAGGTGGTTCCGTTCCGGACCGCCGAAAAACCGGGGACCATCATCATCGATGGCAACCAGCATTTCCTTTATCTCGTCAAAGGTGGCGGTCAGGCCGTTCGTTATGGCATTGGCGTTGGCCGTGATGGCTTCGGATGGGCGGGTATAGTGCGCGTCGGCCGCGTAGCCGAATGGCCAACCTGGACGCCGCCAGCCGAGATGGTGGCACGTGACCCCAAAGCTGTAAAGTTTGCAGGGGGAATGCCAGGCGGTCCAGACAATCCGCTCGGGGCACGCGCGCTTTATCTCTACGAGGGAGATCAGGACACGATCTATCGTATCCACGGCACGCCCGAGCCCTGGTCTATCGGCCTCAATGTGTCGTCGGGCTGCATCAGAATGAACAATGAAGACATTGTCGATCTCGCTTCGCAGATCCAGGTCGGAGCGAAAGTGATCGTGCTCATGCAGGGCGCGTCACTTTACAAAGGTGTTTGA
- a CDS encoding glycine betaine ABC transporter substrate-binding protein gives MTQRLKRLGQFAGLVLSVWMTVPAISIAADLVVAMPNWPSGQVTANIIKTTLEANMHVSVDVEEMGTMTAFAGLASGEVDVHPEVWLPNLNSLVEKYGDKVQLADFGVAAWQGICTTRQTVDKTGIHAVADLLDPKKTAAFDTDGDGQGEIWIGAETWSSTVIERIRANSYGYAKTMRLLEMPEEMGMAAVDAAEATDKPIIFACYSPHVVFKLHDIVKLEEPAHDASKWHVILPADDPDWLAKSNAPVAWDTARFHIAYSKALATSKPEVTRFLESIDFTPDEITEMSYAVEVDRQPPADYAKAWVAKNADRVEKWLKGTAK, from the coding sequence CCGCGATTTCAATTGCAGCCGACCTGGTTGTCGCCATGCCTAATTGGCCGTCGGGCCAGGTCACCGCAAACATCATCAAGACAACTCTCGAAGCGAACATGCATGTGAGCGTCGACGTCGAGGAGATGGGGACGATGACCGCTTTCGCCGGGCTTGCTTCCGGGGAGGTCGATGTCCATCCGGAGGTCTGGCTGCCGAACCTCAATTCACTGGTGGAGAAGTACGGCGACAAAGTCCAGCTCGCGGATTTCGGCGTTGCCGCCTGGCAGGGCATTTGCACGACCAGGCAGACAGTCGATAAAACGGGCATCCATGCGGTCGCCGATCTCCTCGATCCAAAAAAGACTGCAGCCTTCGACACGGACGGCGATGGGCAGGGAGAGATATGGATTGGCGCCGAGACATGGTCATCCACAGTCATCGAACGCATCCGGGCCAACAGTTATGGTTATGCCAAGACAATGCGGCTTCTCGAAATGCCGGAGGAAATGGGCATGGCGGCGGTCGATGCGGCCGAAGCGACAGATAAACCGATTATTTTTGCCTGCTACAGCCCCCATGTCGTCTTCAAGCTGCACGATATCGTCAAACTTGAGGAGCCCGCCCACGATGCATCCAAGTGGCATGTAATTCTGCCAGCGGACGACCCCGATTGGCTGGCCAAATCGAATGCGCCCGTCGCCTGGGATACCGCACGCTTTCATATCGCCTACTCGAAGGCATTGGCCACGAGCAAACCGGAAGTTACCAGGTTTCTGGAGAGCATCGATTTCACGCCCGATGAAATCACAGAGATGAGTTATGCGGTCGAAGTCGACCGGCAACCGCCAGCAGACTACGCCAAGGCATGGGTCGCAAAGAACGCCGACCGGGTAGAAAAATGGTTGAAGGGGACGGCGAAATGA
- a CDS encoding calcium:proton antiporter, whose product MISRHLPASSYVVPLGALALAIAVQLFGIPGGHGHAWVTVLVSFFTLCVLLVTVFVVLEHAEALAFRLGQPYGTLLLTFAVTTVEVSIIVSMMLHGANNPTLARESVFSTVMIVCAGVVGLCLTLGAWQHRQQDLKRQGTSAILSVLTALTVLTLVLPNYTLSTDPGTFSPVQLVFVSLCSVLLYASFVFAQTVRHRDDFLDESAAYAGVHAGNTSRRALYANAFFLVIGLVGIVLLAEQVAVGIEDGLAALDVAQSDAIVGAFIATLVLLPEGLAAIRAALNNELQRSLNIALGSALATIGLTIPAVGMASLVTGRELTLGLSSGDTVLLALVLLISIHSFGTGRTNVLTGMVHLVVFIAFLLLLAVP is encoded by the coding sequence ATGATCTCGCGCCACCTGCCGGCTTCGTCATATGTGGTACCGCTGGGGGCGCTCGCACTTGCCATTGCTGTACAGCTGTTCGGTATTCCGGGAGGCCATGGACATGCCTGGGTTACGGTCCTGGTTTCATTCTTCACCCTGTGTGTGCTGCTCGTCACTGTGTTCGTCGTCCTCGAGCATGCGGAAGCCCTGGCGTTCCGTCTCGGCCAGCCCTACGGAACGCTGCTGCTTACCTTCGCCGTTACGACGGTGGAGGTTTCGATTATCGTCTCGATGATGTTGCATGGCGCAAACAATCCGACACTGGCGCGCGAGTCGGTCTTCTCGACGGTGATGATCGTCTGCGCCGGTGTCGTCGGCCTGTGTCTCACGCTTGGAGCATGGCAACATCGCCAGCAGGATCTGAAACGGCAGGGAACAAGCGCCATCCTTTCGGTTCTGACCGCCTTGACGGTATTGACGCTCGTTCTGCCCAACTACACGCTTTCGACCGATCCGGGCACCTTTTCGCCAGTGCAGCTCGTCTTCGTCAGCCTCTGTTCGGTACTGCTCTATGCGAGTTTCGTGTTCGCGCAGACGGTGCGGCATCGTGATGATTTCCTCGATGAAAGCGCCGCCTATGCCGGTGTTCATGCGGGAAATACATCCAGGCGGGCACTTTACGCGAATGCATTTTTCCTGGTGATCGGACTGGTTGGCATCGTCTTGCTCGCGGAACAGGTGGCCGTCGGTATCGAGGACGGCCTTGCCGCGCTGGACGTCGCGCAGAGCGATGCGATCGTCGGCGCCTTTATCGCGACACTGGTACTTCTGCCTGAAGGTCTGGCTGCCATACGTGCCGCGCTTAACAATGAATTGCAGCGCAGCCTCAACATTGCGCTCGGTTCGGCCCTGGCGACAATCGGGCTGACTATCCCCGCTGTCGGCATGGCAAGTCTTGTCACCGGCCGGGAACTCACGCTCGGCCTTTCGTCGGGCGATACGGTGCTTCTGGCACTGGTCCTTTTGATCAGCATTCACAGTTTCGGAACGGGACGAACCAACGTGCTCACCGGAATGGTGCATCTCGTCGTCTTCATCGCCTTCCTGCTTCTGCTTGCAGTTCCTTAA
- a CDS encoding carbohydrate ABC transporter permease encodes MIKLVRWIVYAVAALALNFPVIVTLLTSFKSGKEISVNPGFWISSPTLENYAQVLQVSDRLNIFAYLFNSLAASLIGTVLAMIVTFPAAYAIARGGYGRKVLMPLIVNLRAVPLIIFAIPLYMMFQFAGLLDTQLGLGLILTIVNLPLSLIVFVNAIAEVPIEIDEAAKLDGMGKWAIMKGMMLPVCRPALATVFIFGFITAWNEFLFGLMLTSNRAVPMTVGASFFFAASGGGIQWGAASAVMIVGALPPMLIGIVMYRQISGSMTAGAVKG; translated from the coding sequence ATGATCAAACTCGTGCGCTGGATCGTCTATGCCGTGGCTGCTCTTGCCCTGAATTTTCCGGTTATCGTCACGCTGCTCACATCCTTTAAGAGCGGTAAGGAAATCTCGGTCAATCCTGGATTCTGGATTTCGAGCCCTACCCTTGAAAACTATGCGCAGGTTCTGCAGGTGAGCGACCGGTTGAACATTTTCGCCTATCTCTTCAACAGTCTGGCGGCCTCCCTGATCGGCACGGTGCTTGCCATGATCGTTACTTTTCCGGCAGCCTATGCCATTGCGCGCGGCGGATATGGCCGCAAGGTCCTGATGCCGCTGATCGTCAATCTGCGCGCGGTGCCGCTGATCATCTTTGCGATCCCGCTCTACATGATGTTCCAGTTTGCCGGCCTGCTCGATACGCAACTTGGTCTCGGACTGATCCTGACGATCGTCAATCTGCCGCTTTCGCTGATCGTATTCGTCAACGCGATTGCGGAAGTGCCGATCGAGATCGATGAGGCGGCCAAGCTGGACGGTATGGGCAAATGGGCAATCATGAAGGGGATGATGTTGCCGGTCTGCCGTCCGGCACTGGCAACGGTCTTCATATTCGGGTTCATCACAGCATGGAATGAATTCCTGTTCGGACTGATGCTGACGTCAAACAGGGCCGTTCCGATGACAGTCGGTGCTTCTTTCTTCTTCGCGGCGAGCGGCGGCGGCATTCAATGGGGCGCGGCGTCGGCCGTCATGATCGTCGGCGCATTGCCGCCGATGCTCATCGGCATCGTCATGTACCGCCAAATCAGCGGTTCCATGACGGCAGGTGCGGTGAAGGGATAG
- the pobA gene encoding 4-hydroxybenzoate 3-monooxygenase: MRTQIVIIGSGPSGLLLGQLLSDAGISNIVLDRVGKDYILGRVRAGVLEEGTVELIDRAKSGTRMHVEGLPHDGFSLVFDGRDHRIDLTGLTGGKRVMVYGQTELTRDLMERRETSGGESIYDASNVQPHDFDGNSPYVTYEKDGTTHRIDCDFIAGCDGFHGVSRKSIPERSLRVFEKVYPFGWLGILADVPPVNHELIYANHPRGFALCSMRSATRSRYYVQCALDQKIEDWSDDRFWDELRRRLPPHHADAVITGPSFEKSIAPLRSFVAEPMRFGRLFLVGDAAHIVPPTGAKGLNLAASDVHYLFSGLAEHYRDGSDKGINAYSARALSRVWKAVRFSWWMTTIMHRFPDTGEFDQRIQETELDYLTHSRAASTVLAENYVGLPY, from the coding sequence ATGCGTACCCAGATCGTCATCATAGGCTCGGGACCATCGGGCTTGTTGCTTGGACAGCTCTTGAGCGATGCCGGTATCAGCAACATCGTCCTCGACCGCGTCGGCAAGGACTATATCCTCGGCCGCGTTCGCGCGGGGGTACTCGAGGAAGGCACAGTTGAGCTGATCGACAGGGCGAAATCCGGCACGCGGATGCATGTGGAGGGCCTGCCGCATGATGGCTTTTCTCTTGTCTTCGACGGACGTGATCATCGCATCGACCTGACTGGCCTTACCGGCGGCAAGCGCGTCATGGTCTACGGCCAGACGGAACTCACCCGCGACCTGATGGAACGGCGCGAAACGAGCGGCGGCGAGAGCATCTATGATGCAAGCAACGTTCAGCCGCATGACTTCGATGGCAACTCGCCTTATGTCACTTATGAGAAAGACGGCACCACCCATCGGATCGACTGCGATTTCATCGCCGGTTGCGATGGTTTTCATGGTGTCAGCCGAAAATCCATCCCGGAGAGGTCGCTGCGCGTCTTCGAGAAAGTCTACCCTTTCGGCTGGCTCGGCATCCTTGCCGATGTGCCGCCGGTCAATCACGAACTGATCTATGCCAATCATCCGCGCGGCTTTGCGCTTTGCTCCATGCGCTCCGCAACCCGCAGCCGCTATTATGTGCAATGCGCGCTCGACCAGAAAATCGAGGACTGGAGTGACGATCGCTTCTGGGACGAGCTGCGGCGCCGACTGCCTCCCCACCATGCGGACGCGGTGATAACCGGACCTTCGTTCGAAAAGTCGATCGCGCCACTGCGCTCCTTCGTTGCGGAACCCATGCGCTTCGGACGTCTTTTCCTCGTTGGCGATGCGGCGCATATTGTGCCCCCTACGGGAGCCAAGGGGCTCAATCTGGCGGCGAGTGACGTCCATTATCTTTTCTCCGGGCTTGCCGAACATTATCGCGACGGTTCGGATAAGGGCATAAACGCCTATTCGGCGCGGGCGCTGTCACGTGTCTGGAAAGCGGTGCGGTTTTCCTGGTGGATGACAACAATTATGCATCGTTTTCCGGATACGGGGGAATTCGACCAGAGGATTCAGGAGACCGAACTCGACTATCTCACTCATTCCCGCGCCGCCTCTACGGTGCTGGCGGAAAACTATGTCGGTCTGCCTTACTGA
- a CDS encoding DUF2950 domain-containing protein, with product MYRATLKILLASAFLSMAAMSPLIAAEPSFERFVGAASETFKEPGEALDALKKDLGAKDVDALAKVLGLNAEAAKKSDDFDDRLTDLQKASGERAELKDRTDGSKEVILGNLAWPFPFPLVKQDAGWQFDTKKGLEEILARRIGENETAAIETLRNYILAQTAYAQEDHDDDGVLEFAQKLISEEGKHDGLYWKSDGGEESPAGSFGDDAKIEASAKSDRGYFGYRYRILRAQGSNIAGGKYDFVINGNMIAGHALIAWPAIYGETGIKTFVVSHHGTIYEKDLGPATDKMVKEIRSFNPDQTWDSVDD from the coding sequence ATGTATCGCGCAACTCTGAAAATACTTCTCGCTTCCGCATTCCTTTCGATGGCGGCAATGTCTCCTTTGATTGCGGCGGAGCCTTCGTTTGAACGTTTCGTTGGCGCAGCATCCGAAACATTCAAGGAACCAGGGGAGGCACTTGATGCTCTGAAAAAGGATCTCGGTGCCAAGGATGTCGATGCTCTGGCCAAGGTCCTTGGCCTGAACGCCGAGGCGGCCAAGAAATCAGATGACTTCGATGATCGTTTGACTGATCTTCAGAAGGCCTCCGGGGAGCGCGCCGAACTGAAAGACCGGACAGATGGCAGCAAGGAAGTCATTCTTGGCAATCTTGCCTGGCCATTTCCGTTCCCCTTGGTCAAGCAGGACGCCGGCTGGCAGTTCGATACGAAGAAGGGGCTGGAGGAGATTCTGGCGCGGCGAATCGGCGAGAACGAAACCGCGGCCATCGAGACGTTGCGTAATTATATCCTAGCCCAAACTGCATACGCGCAGGAGGATCACGATGATGATGGCGTGCTCGAATTTGCTCAGAAGCTCATCAGTGAAGAAGGAAAGCACGACGGGCTCTACTGGAAATCGGACGGCGGCGAGGAAAGCCCTGCAGGCAGTTTCGGAGATGACGCCAAGATCGAAGCCAGCGCGAAGTCAGACCGCGGCTATTTCGGTTATCGCTACCGGATACTTAGAGCTCAGGGCAGCAACATTGCCGGCGGCAAGTATGATTTTGTCATCAATGGCAACATGATCGCCGGACACGCCTTGATCGCCTGGCCGGCAATATATGGCGAAACCGGAATCAAGACTTTCGTTGTCAGTCACCATGGGACTATTTACGAAAAGGACCTCGGACCGGCTACCGACAAGATGGTTAAAGAGATAAGGTCATTCAATCCGGATCAAACATGGGATTCGGTTGACGACTGA
- a CDS encoding carbohydrate ABC transporter permease, translating into MVDLDHKGWRIFAIPLVGFLLLFLGFPILIDLVYSLSRVSFTNLRSPEIVGFGNYGEVLGDAQFWRASWFSLRFGVITAVLECVLGLGLAVFLSPLIEKRSWLMAPLMLPLMVAPAMIGLMYRLVLHEFVGPVPYYLYLWFGDSPSFLNAENAFWTLVVVETLQWTPFALLLFYTAYRAIPNDVREASAIDGASARQILTAIELPLMRPTLVFTFFIRFIDGFRVFDNVYTLTGSGPGGSTTSLPIYIYEAFFKQGAIGKAIAASVILFLASFIGLYALTWLSRRGKGAAS; encoded by the coding sequence ATGGTCGATTTGGACCACAAAGGCTGGAGAATTTTTGCGATCCCACTGGTCGGCTTTCTGCTGTTGTTTCTCGGATTTCCGATCCTGATCGATCTCGTCTACAGCCTTTCCCGCGTCAGTTTCACAAATTTGCGCAGCCCGGAAATCGTCGGTTTCGGAAACTACGGCGAGGTGCTCGGCGATGCACAATTCTGGCGTGCCAGCTGGTTTTCGCTGCGTTTCGGCGTGATCACTGCAGTTCTGGAATGTGTTCTCGGCCTCGGACTTGCCGTGTTCCTGTCGCCCCTGATCGAGAAGCGCTCATGGCTCATGGCGCCGCTGATGTTGCCGCTGATGGTTGCGCCAGCGATGATCGGGCTGATGTACCGGCTCGTGCTGCACGAGTTCGTCGGTCCTGTTCCGTATTATTTGTATTTATGGTTTGGCGATAGCCCGTCATTCCTCAATGCGGAAAATGCCTTCTGGACCCTTGTCGTCGTCGAGACATTGCAGTGGACACCCTTCGCGCTGCTGCTCTTCTACACCGCCTATCGGGCCATTCCGAACGATGTGCGCGAAGCCTCGGCCATCGATGGTGCTTCCGCTCGCCAAATCCTTACGGCTATTGAATTGCCGCTGATGCGGCCAACGCTCGTCTTCACTTTTTTCATCCGGTTCATCGATGGATTTCGCGTATTCGACAATGTCTATACGCTGACCGGCAGCGGTCCCGGCGGCTCGACCACATCGCTGCCGATCTACATCTACGAGGCCTTCTTCAAACAGGGCGCCATCGGCAAGGCAATCGCCGCTTCCGTCATTCTGTTCCTGGCGTCCTTCATTGGTTTATACGCGCTGACATGGCTATCCCGCCGCGGGAAAGGCGCAGCGTCATGA
- a CDS encoding DUF481 domain-containing protein, whose translation MKLSNTLASALAAGLLFANPVSAADITSPMAPELKQIEKDGWTFAVSPYFWAAGMSGDTGLFGLPTVHMDMDFGDILNELDFAAMAIGEARYDRYSIFTDIMYTKISSGRGTPRGIIADNVSVTSETFAGLVGAGYSVLQSDRGNLDLVAGLRVWNASTEIAFSGGILDGVKREDSATWVDGLGGIRAKYSITDKVYFTGWGLVGGGGADVDWDVAGGIGYSFNEKVSAVAGYRALGVDYSNDGFVMNVVQQGPIFGVVMHF comes from the coding sequence ATGAAACTTTCTAATACTTTGGCATCGGCGCTTGCGGCTGGTTTGCTGTTTGCAAACCCCGTCTCGGCGGCCGACATTACTTCGCCGATGGCGCCAGAACTCAAGCAGATCGAAAAGGATGGTTGGACCTTTGCAGTCAGCCCGTATTTCTGGGCGGCGGGCATGTCCGGCGACACGGGTCTCTTCGGCCTGCCGACAGTGCACATGGACATGGACTTTGGCGACATCCTCAACGAGCTCGATTTTGCCGCCATGGCCATTGGCGAGGCGCGCTACGATCGCTACAGCATTTTCACCGATATCATGTATACGAAGATCTCCAGTGGCCGGGGCACGCCACGCGGGATTATCGCCGACAATGTCAGCGTGACCTCCGAAACCTTTGCCGGGCTCGTTGGAGCCGGATATTCCGTGCTGCAGAGCGACAGGGGCAACCTTGATCTGGTTGCCGGGTTGAGGGTCTGGAATGCGAGCACCGAGATTGCGTTCAGTGGCGGCATTCTCGATGGTGTGAAACGTGAAGACAGCGCGACCTGGGTCGATGGCCTCGGTGGCATACGCGCCAAATATTCGATCACCGACAAGGTGTATTTTACGGGGTGGGGTTTGGTTGGCGGCGGTGGTGCCGATGTCGACTGGGATGTTGCCGGTGGCATCGGCTACAGTTTCAACGAAAAGGTTTCAGCGGTCGCCGGTTATCGGGCGCTTGGCGTTGATTACAGCAATGACGGTTTTGTCATGAATGTCGTCCAGCAGGGACCGATCTTCGGCGTCGTCATGCATTTCTGA
- a CDS encoding ABC transporter substrate-binding protein yields MLKFTKITLSALALVITSLGAANAAVTVLGWPGGSEETALRAVAEAYNAQSGVADADKVELLFYSRDGFYDKLQADMAAGSSAFDINLLATYSIGRYASYMEPVDLGPDAAKVFGESVLKTMQFDGKQYGVPTDLSLHFMYYRKDLVDALIADPAAKAKYAEISEKYLGKALEPKAPDSWTWDDWAATALYFAKSVNPESPVRYGTVLQMKNLLFNIMVWQSVARAHGGDWMDASGNITIDSPAYRTALELYKKLYDAGASPKDSLSYEYAETNAAFGSGQVATALQWNAAASELTDPAKSPAVAENVGIVAPPAGAAGRADHIHGLGLGINKNARNKPGAAKFLQWLATEDAALLYARSGGSPALLPDVAAKIAKERPDLVTLGQYAGAYGYVMTGATSANAFPVYELQAKEFTGYWSGQETLDEALANTKAGMQKLLKP; encoded by the coding sequence ATGCTTAAATTTACAAAAATCACTTTATCGGCTCTCGCACTGGTTATCACATCTCTTGGCGCCGCCAACGCCGCAGTTACCGTTCTGGGCTGGCCGGGCGGTTCGGAGGAAACCGCGTTGCGCGCTGTCGCTGAGGCCTACAACGCACAAAGTGGCGTTGCCGACGCGGATAAGGTAGAGCTTCTTTTCTATAGCCGCGATGGCTTCTACGACAAATTGCAGGCCGACATGGCAGCGGGGTCGAGCGCCTTTGATATCAATCTTCTCGCGACGTATTCGATCGGCCGCTACGCGTCCTACATGGAGCCGGTCGACCTCGGTCCGGATGCCGCCAAGGTATTTGGCGAGTCAGTACTGAAGACCATGCAGTTCGACGGCAAGCAATATGGCGTCCCGACCGATCTCTCCTTGCATTTCATGTATTACCGCAAGGACCTCGTCGACGCCCTCATCGCCGACCCGGCGGCCAAGGCCAAATATGCCGAGATCAGTGAAAAATATCTCGGCAAGGCTCTGGAGCCGAAAGCGCCCGACAGCTGGACCTGGGATGACTGGGCGGCGACCGCGCTCTATTTCGCAAAGTCCGTAAATCCCGAAAGCCCGGTTCGCTACGGCACGGTGCTGCAGATGAAGAACCTCCTCTTCAACATCATGGTGTGGCAATCCGTGGCCCGTGCCCATGGCGGCGACTGGATGGATGCTTCGGGCAATATCACCATCGACTCTCCGGCCTACCGGACGGCGCTGGAACTTTACAAGAAGCTCTATGATGCGGGTGCTTCGCCGAAAGATTCGCTGTCGTACGAATATGCCGAAACGAATGCTGCGTTCGGCTCCGGTCAGGTGGCGACGGCATTGCAGTGGAATGCTGCAGCCAGCGAACTGACTGATCCCGCCAAATCTCCGGCGGTTGCGGAGAATGTCGGCATTGTTGCGCCGCCAGCCGGTGCGGCGGGTCGGGCTGACCATATCCATGGGCTCGGGCTTGGCATCAACAAGAACGCCAGGAACAAGCCAGGTGCGGCGAAGTTCCTCCAATGGCTCGCAACCGAAGACGCTGCCTTGCTTTATGCCCGCAGCGGCGGTTCGCCTGCACTCCTGCCCGATGTCGCGGCAAAGATCGCGAAGGAGCGGCCGGATCTCGTTACGCTCGGTCAATATGCCGGCGCCTATGGCTATGTCATGACCGGCGCTACATCGGCCAATGCCTTTCCGGTTTACGAACTGCAGGCAAAGGAATTCACCGGCTACTGGTCGGGGCAGGAAACCCTTGACGAAGCGCTCGCCAATACCAAGGCCGGCATGCAGAAACTGCTGAAGCCTTAG